Genomic segment of Desulfurispora thermophila DSM 16022:
GTTGTCGACCGCTATTTTACCTGGACGGTTTCCCGCCTGGGCGGCATCGGTTTGCCGGAGATGGCGGAGGAAGTGCGCCTGCGCCACTCTAAGGCCTTTGGCGAAAACGAGCTGGAGACCGTGCTGGATACCGGCTCCACGTACCAGTGGCGCCATGACGGTGAGCAGCACCTGTACAACCCGCAGAGCATCTTTACCCTGCAGCAGGCCTGCCGGCAGGGCGACTATCAACTGTTCAAGCAGTTTACTCAGCAGTTAAACAGCCAGGCCCACCGCTATTGCACACTGCGCGGTCTGCTGGAATTCAAAAAGGGCCTAAAGCACGTGCCCATAGATGAGGTGGAGCCGGTGGAGAGCATTTGCCGCCGCTTCAAGACCGGGGCCATGTCCTACGGTTCCATCAGCCAGGAGGCGCACGAGTGCCTGGCTATAGCCATGAACCGCATCGGCGGCAAGAGCAACACCGGTGAGGGCGGGGAGGATCCGGCCCGCTATGTTCCCGATGCCAATGGCGACCTGCGGCGCAGTGCCATCAAGCAGGTGGCGTCGGGCCGTTTCGGGGTGACCAGCCATTACCTGGTCAACGCCGATGAAATCCAGATCAAAATGGCCCAGGGGGCCAAGCCGGGTGAAGGTGGCCAGTTGCCGGGGGGTAAGGTATATCCCTGGATTGCCCGGGTGCGCAACTCCACCCCGGGGGTGGGGCTGATCTCACCGCCACCGCACCACGACATTTATTCCATTGAGGATCTGGCCCAGCTGATCTACGACCTGAAAAACGCCAACCCGCGGGCCCGCATCAATGTCAAGCTGGTCTCCGAGGCCGGTGTGGGCACCATTGCTGCCGGGGTGGCCAAAGGTCGCGCCGATGTGGTGTTGATCAGCGGTTATGACGGCGGCACGGGCGCGTCGCCGCGCACCAGCATCCGCCACGCCGGTCTGCCCTGGGAACTGGGTCTGGCCGAAACTCACCAGACGCTGGTGCTGAACAAGTTGCGGGACCGCATTGTGGTGGAAGTGGACGGCAAGTTGATGACCGGACGGGATGTGGTGATTGCCGCTCTGCTGGGAGCCGAGGAATTCGGCTTTGCCACACTGCCCCTGGTGGCCCTGGGCTGTGTAATGATGCGGGTGTGCAACCAGGATACCTGCCCGGTGGGCATAGCCACCCAGAACCCGGAATTGCGCAAGAACTTCCGGGGTGACCCTCAGCATGTGGTCAACCTGATGCGATTTATCGCCCAGGAAGTGCGGGAGATCATGGCCGAGCTGGGCTTCCGCACTATTGACGAGATGGTGGGGCGCACTGATGTGCTGGATGCCACGCTGGTGGAGCGGCACTGGAAAGCCCGGGGCCTGGACTTGAGCCCGCTCCTGTACCAGCCGCCCCTGCCGGCCGGCACGCAGCGCTACTGCTGCCGGGCCCAGGACCACGGCCTGGAAAAAACCCTGGACCACACTGTGCTGCTGGATATTTGCCGTCCCGCTCTGGAGGAGCGAAAGCCGGTGGAAGCGCGGCTGCCGGTGCGCAATATTCACCGCGCGGTGGGTACTATTCTGGGCAGTGAAGTAACGCGGCGCTTTGGTGAGCAGGGGTTGCCCGAAGATACTATCCGCTTGCATTTTACCGGTTCGGCCGGCCAGAGCTTCGGTGCCTTTTTGCCCCGGGGCATCACACTGACCCTGGAGGGCGATGCCAACGACTATACCGGCAAAGGCCTGTCGGGCGGTAAAGTCATTGTTCTGCCGCCGGCTGAGGCCGGTTTTGTGCCCGAGGAAAACATCATTATCGGTAACGTGGCCTTTTACGGTGCCACTGCCGGAGAGGCTTACATCCGGGGCATGGCCGGCGAGAGGTTCTGCGTGCGCAACAGCGGTGTATACGCTGTGGTGGAAGGTGTGGGCGACCACGGCTGCGAGTACATGACCGGTGGCCGGGTGGTGGTGCTGGGCAAAACCGGGCGCAACTTTGCCGCCGGCATGTCAGGGGGCATTGCCTATGTGCTGGACCTGGACGGCAGCTTTGCCAGCCGCTGCAATAAAGAGATGGTGCTCCTGGAAAAACTCTCCGATAGCCGGGAGGTAAGCGAAGTAAAAGAGATGATCAAGCGGCATGTGCATTACACCAAAAGCCAGTATGCCTGGCGCATTCTGGCCAACTGGGAGCAAGTGCTGCCCCGTTTTGTGCGGGTGATCCCCCGCGACTACAAGCGCATGCTGGAGGCCATGGAACGGGCGCGCCAAACCGGCCTGACCGGTGAAGAAGCGATTATGGCCGCTTTTGAGGAGAACAAGCGGGATAAATCCCGGGTCAGCGGTAACTGAAGGGAGGCGTAGGCGATGGGTAAACCAGGTGCATTTATGGAATACAGGCGCGAAGTGCCGGCGGAAAGGCCGCCGCTGGAACGCATCAAGGACTGGCAGGAGTTCCGCCTGCCCCTGCCAGAGGAAAAGCTGCGGCAGCAGGCGGCCCGTTGCATGGATTGCGGCGTGCCGTTCTGCCACAGCGGCATGGTGCTGGGCGGCATGATTGCCGGCTGCCCGAATCACAATTTGATTCCCGAGTGGAACGATCTGGCCTACCGCGGTCTGTGGCGGGAGGCTCTGGATCGGCTGCTCAAGACCAACAACTTTCCCGAGTTTACCGGCCGGGTCTGCCCGGCCCTCTGCGAGGGTGCCTGCACGGCCGGTCTGGTGGGTAAGCCGGTGTGTACGAAAAGTATTGAATGGTCAATTATTGAGAAAGCTTACGCCCAGGGCTGGATGGTACCCCGGCCGCCCCGCCGCCGCACGGGCAAAAAAGTGGCCGTGGTAGGTTCGGGGCCGTCCGGTCTGGCCTGCGCCGACCAGCTGAACAAAGCCGGGCACCTGGTGACGGTGTTCGAGCGCAGCGACCGCATTGGCGGGCTTTTGATGTACGGTATACCCAATATGAAGCTGGACAAACGCCTGGTGCAGCGGCGGGTGGATTTGATGACGGCAGAGGGAGTGCGCTTTGTCACCCGCACTTTTGTGGGGCGCGATTATCCGGCCGAGAAACTGCTGGAAGAGTTCGATGCGGTGGTGCTTTGTTGCGGCTCCACCCGGCCGCGGGATTTAAACGTACCGGGCCGGGAACTGGCCGGTATCCACATGGCCGTGGACTACTTGAGTGCCAATACCAGGTGCCTTTTGGACAGCGGCCACCGGGACGGCCAGTACATTTCCGCGGCCGGCAAGGACGTTATTGTCATCGGTGGCGGCGATACGGGTACCGACTGCGTGGCCACAGCCTTGCGCCAGGGCTGCCGCAGCGTGGCCCAGCTGGAGATCATGCCGCCCCTGCCGGTGCGGCGGGCGCCCGATAACCCCTGGCCTCAATACCCCCGGATTTACAAAGTGGACTACGGGCAGGAGGAGGCTGCGGCCCTTTTCGGCAGTGACCCGCGCCATTACTGCGTGATGACCAAGGCTTTTCATGGTGATGGGCAGGGCCATGTGCAGGGTGTTCTTACCGTGCAGGTGGAGTGGGTGAAAGACGCATACGGCCGTCCGGTACCGCGGGAAATTGCCGGCAGTGAAAAGGTGTGGCCGGCCCAGTTGGTGCTTTTGGCCATGGGCTTTCTGGGGCCCGAGGAGGAATTGCTCAAGCAGTTGGGCGTGCAGCAGGACCAGCGGGGCAATGTGGCGGCGGAATACGGCAAATTTGCCACCAACGTGCCCGGCATATTTGCCGCCGGTGATATGCGGCGCGGTCAGAGCCTGGTGATCTGGGCCATCAACGAGGGGCGGGGTGCAGCCCGGGAGTGTGACCGCTACCTGATGGGCGAAACAAGGCTTCCTTGAGCAAAAGATTGATTTGTATGTGGAGCGGCCTGTGCAAATGTGCAGGCCGTTTTGCTTATTTGCCTTTTATTGCCGGCAGGTTTTTGTTGTTGGGCAGCGAAGTGTTTTTATGCCGCATTTTATTCTTCTTGGGGGTATTTGCCTTGTATGGCCAGTTGCATAACCCGCTTTACCTGTTGGAGAAAGAAAAATTATTGAGGATAATTGACAACTTCACCCGGGCCACGGATATCACCATAGACATAAAT
This window contains:
- the gltB gene encoding glutamate synthase large subunit, which gives rise to MPEYGLPCAQGMYDPQFERDACGIGFVADIKGRKSHNIIKQGLQILINLDHRGAQGAESDTGDGAGILLQIPHAFLARECAGLGFTLPEPGSYGVGMLFLPRQEEPRQQCTEIVSRVVQERGMRLLGWRDVPVDPAVPGETARAVMPFVRQVFIAPPGPLADRLALERRLYVIRRLVEKEVARLCPAAAADFYWVSLSASTVVYKGMLTPEQLDRFYPDLRHPAVESALALVHSRFSTNTFPSWHRAHPYRYIIHNGEINTLRGNVNWMHARQKMCRTDIFGVDIEEILPVIDQEGSDSAMFDNCLEFLYLAGRSLPHAVMMMIPEPWQNHESMSAEKKAFYEYHSCLMEPWDGPAAVAFTDGRFIGAVLDRNGLRPARYYVTSDDLIVLASEVGVLDIPPQKVVIKERLRPGRMLLVDTGEGRIISDEELKHQMATARPYRQWLDEHLVSLEELPPAPRTAGATGFSLGQYQKAFGYTHEELVKMLAPMARDGVDPVGAMGNDAALAVLSDKPQLLYNYFKQLFAQVTNPPIDAIREEIITSTLTTIGPEKNLIDPQPDSCRQIRIKTPILSNEELARLRHVQREGFAAETLPILFPVQEGGDGLERALEELFRQADAAIARGANILILSDRGINQNLAAIPALLALSGLHHHLIRQGTRTRVSLLLESAEPREVHHFALLIGYGAAAINPYLAFATLEDLVRRGLITGVSAGEAVKNYIKAVTKGVVKVMSKMGISTIQSYRGAQIFEAVGIDRSVVDRYFTWTVSRLGGIGLPEMAEEVRLRHSKAFGENELETVLDTGSTYQWRHDGEQHLYNPQSIFTLQQACRQGDYQLFKQFTQQLNSQAHRYCTLRGLLEFKKGLKHVPIDEVEPVESICRRFKTGAMSYGSISQEAHECLAIAMNRIGGKSNTGEGGEDPARYVPDANGDLRRSAIKQVASGRFGVTSHYLVNADEIQIKMAQGAKPGEGGQLPGGKVYPWIARVRNSTPGVGLISPPPHHDIYSIEDLAQLIYDLKNANPRARINVKLVSEAGVGTIAAGVAKGRADVVLISGYDGGTGASPRTSIRHAGLPWELGLAETHQTLVLNKLRDRIVVEVDGKLMTGRDVVIAALLGAEEFGFATLPLVALGCVMMRVCNQDTCPVGIATQNPELRKNFRGDPQHVVNLMRFIAQEVREIMAELGFRTIDEMVGRTDVLDATLVERHWKARGLDLSPLLYQPPLPAGTQRYCCRAQDHGLEKTLDHTVLLDICRPALEERKPVEARLPVRNIHRAVGTILGSEVTRRFGEQGLPEDTIRLHFTGSAGQSFGAFLPRGITLTLEGDANDYTGKGLSGGKVIVLPPAEAGFVPEENIIIGNVAFYGATAGEAYIRGMAGERFCVRNSGVYAVVEGVGDHGCEYMTGGRVVVLGKTGRNFAAGMSGGIAYVLDLDGSFASRCNKEMVLLEKLSDSREVSEVKEMIKRHVHYTKSQYAWRILANWEQVLPRFVRVIPRDYKRMLEAMERARQTGLTGEEAIMAAFEENKRDKSRVSGN
- a CDS encoding glutamate synthase subunit beta, with protein sequence MGKPGAFMEYRREVPAERPPLERIKDWQEFRLPLPEEKLRQQAARCMDCGVPFCHSGMVLGGMIAGCPNHNLIPEWNDLAYRGLWREALDRLLKTNNFPEFTGRVCPALCEGACTAGLVGKPVCTKSIEWSIIEKAYAQGWMVPRPPRRRTGKKVAVVGSGPSGLACADQLNKAGHLVTVFERSDRIGGLLMYGIPNMKLDKRLVQRRVDLMTAEGVRFVTRTFVGRDYPAEKLLEEFDAVVLCCGSTRPRDLNVPGRELAGIHMAVDYLSANTRCLLDSGHRDGQYISAAGKDVIVIGGGDTGTDCVATALRQGCRSVAQLEIMPPLPVRRAPDNPWPQYPRIYKVDYGQEEAAALFGSDPRHYCVMTKAFHGDGQGHVQGVLTVQVEWVKDAYGRPVPREIAGSEKVWPAQLVLLAMGFLGPEEELLKQLGVQQDQRGNVAAEYGKFATNVPGIFAAGDMRRGQSLVIWAINEGRGAARECDRYLMGETRLP